A region of Haladaptatus caseinilyticus DNA encodes the following proteins:
- a CDS encoding archaea-specific SMC-related protein, which yields MESAQRNRLPVELSVNNIGGIDRTDVSFSPGVTVLTGRNATNRTSFLQAIMAALGSERASLKGDADEGSVELTIGDETYTRTLSRQNGTVVTSGEPYLDDPEIADLFAFLLESNEARRAVARGDDLRDLIMRPVDTDAIQADIEQLTTEKRQIDSELEELESLGKQLPELEEKRTRLEGEIEEKRAALETKETELEDADSDVSETRKEKQELNEKLEELRETRSHLENIRFKIETEEDSIEALEGELDELESEQANLPDVSTDPATDFEQRFQTLRERKRQLDSTVSELQTIVQFNEEMLEGTSPDIRAALQSTAESGSDGSLTDQLVADAETVVCWTCGTEVEKQKIESTLEQLRSLRQDKLDERSELNAEMKELEEEKSELEAKREERQRVERRLQQLETELDDRSAKLDDLRDERAAVTDDIDSLEQEVEELEQEDYSEVLDLHREANQLEFELERLETDLDDVNTKISNIEDKLVEQEQLEEQRAEIQSELTDLRTRIDQIEANAVDQFNDHMASMLELLDYANLDRIWIERTEQQVREGRRKVSKSVFNLHVIRTTDSESTYEDTIDHLSESEREVTGLVFALAGYLVHDVYDRVPFILLDSLEAIDSDRIATLVDYFSEYAGYLVAALLPEDAAALDSEYERVTEI from the coding sequence ATGGAATCTGCTCAACGGAATCGACTCCCAGTCGAGCTATCGGTAAATAACATCGGTGGAATCGATCGAACGGACGTGTCATTCTCCCCGGGTGTAACGGTTCTCACCGGTCGAAACGCGACCAACCGAACCTCGTTTCTCCAGGCTATCATGGCCGCACTCGGCAGCGAACGGGCTTCGCTCAAAGGTGATGCCGACGAGGGTTCGGTCGAACTCACCATCGGTGACGAGACCTATACACGAACCCTTTCCAGGCAAAACGGAACCGTCGTGACGAGCGGTGAGCCATATCTCGACGATCCCGAGATTGCCGATCTCTTCGCATTCCTGCTCGAATCGAATGAAGCACGACGTGCAGTCGCTCGCGGAGACGATCTTCGGGATCTGATCATGCGTCCCGTCGATACCGATGCGATTCAGGCGGACATCGAGCAACTCACTACTGAAAAACGCCAGATCGATAGCGAGTTAGAGGAACTCGAATCTCTCGGCAAACAGCTCCCCGAACTCGAAGAAAAGCGAACCCGTCTGGAAGGGGAAATAGAGGAAAAACGAGCAGCGCTGGAGACGAAGGAAACTGAACTCGAAGATGCTGATTCCGATGTCAGTGAAACCCGAAAGGAGAAACAAGAGCTCAATGAAAAGTTAGAAGAGCTGCGGGAGACCCGATCACATCTCGAGAATATTCGGTTCAAGATCGAAACTGAAGAGGATAGTATCGAAGCCTTAGAGGGCGAACTCGACGAACTCGAAAGTGAGCAGGCGAACCTTCCGGATGTTTCGACTGACCCAGCCACTGACTTCGAACAGCGGTTTCAGACCCTGCGTGAGCGGAAGCGACAACTCGATTCGACCGTAAGCGAACTCCAAACGATCGTCCAGTTCAACGAAGAGATGCTCGAGGGCACCAGCCCTGATATTCGCGCAGCGCTCCAATCGACGGCGGAATCGGGATCGGATGGGTCGCTCACGGATCAACTCGTCGCCGATGCGGAAACGGTCGTTTGCTGGACGTGCGGAACCGAAGTCGAGAAGCAGAAAATCGAATCGACGCTCGAACAGCTTCGATCCCTTCGGCAAGACAAGCTCGACGAACGGAGCGAGCTCAATGCCGAGATGAAGGAACTCGAAGAAGAGAAGTCCGAACTCGAAGCCAAGCGAGAGGAACGTCAGCGTGTCGAACGCCGTCTTCAGCAACTCGAAACGGAACTTGACGATCGAAGCGCGAAACTCGATGACCTTCGTGATGAACGTGCGGCAGTAACCGACGACATCGACTCCCTCGAACAGGAAGTAGAGGAACTCGAACAGGAAGACTACAGCGAGGTGCTCGATCTCCACCGCGAAGCGAATCAACTCGAGTTCGAGTTGGAACGGCTCGAAACCGATCTCGACGACGTCAACACCAAAATCTCGAACATCGAAGACAAACTGGTCGAACAAGAACAACTCGAAGAGCAACGAGCTGAGATTCAAAGTGAACTGACCGACCTCCGGACTCGGATCGACCAAATCGAGGCCAACGCAGTCGATCAGTTCAACGACCACATGGCGAGTATGCTGGAGTTGCTTGATTATGCGAACCTCGATCGAATCTGGATCGAGCGCACGGAACAGCAGGTTCGGGAAGGACGGCGCAAAGTTTCGAAAAGTGTGTTCAACCTCCATGTGATTCGTACGACCGACTCGGAGTCGACGTACGAGGATACGATCGACCACCTCAGCGAGAGCGAGCGAGAAGTCACTGGACTCGTGTTCGCACTCGCAGGCTATCTCGTTCACGACGTCTACGATCGTGTGCCGTTTATCCTCTTGGACTCGCTCGAAGCGATCGATTCGGATCGGATTGCGACGCTCGTTGACTACTTTAGCGAGTACGCGGGCTACCTCGTCGCTGCCCTGCTGCCCGAGGACGCGGCGGCGCTGGACAGCGAGTACGAACGTGTGACCGAAATCTAA
- a CDS encoding amidohydrolase codes for MTDYDENVHEDTKVERNESIWNGSASLVEIRRDLHAHPEAGWKEFRTTALAATELDRQGFTIHLGDAAVAVDERLGVPDDRAITAARHRAYKEGVPEGLLKRMGDVTGLVAERTYGDGTGPVVGIRIDMDALERVEARDESHKPFRDGFVSRHPEEMHACGHDGHTAIGIGLARQLDASDFDGTLKLFFQPAEEGGRGAIPMSRSGHVDGVDYFAALHLGLGNETGKVIAGYDRPLCNCKFLVRFTGQSAHAGNAPQTGANALQAATTAIQNLYAIPRHSAGASRVNVGKVSSPNGQNVISDHAEMMIEVRGETTEINEYMMEKSNRIVTHSAEMHGVSYDIETYGKTTTFESDEEMVASVSDSAAMVDGVTAVSTREQFGASEDASYLIKRVQEQGGKATYIGIGSDHPDGHHTPYFDIDETSIQIAVDVLIETVETVGTR; via the coding sequence ATGACCGATTACGACGAAAACGTTCACGAGGATACGAAGGTAGAACGTAACGAATCGATATGGAACGGGTCGGCATCGCTCGTCGAGATTCGGCGAGATCTACACGCACATCCGGAAGCGGGATGGAAAGAGTTCCGAACGACCGCACTCGCCGCGACGGAACTCGATCGCCAGGGTTTCACCATACACCTCGGTGATGCAGCGGTTGCAGTGGACGAACGACTCGGCGTTCCGGATGACCGTGCGATCACAGCCGCACGCCACCGTGCGTACAAAGAAGGGGTCCCCGAAGGGCTGTTGAAGCGAATGGGCGACGTTACTGGACTTGTCGCAGAGCGAACCTACGGAGACGGCACCGGACCGGTGGTAGGCATCCGTATCGACATGGATGCGCTCGAACGAGTGGAAGCACGCGATGAGTCCCATAAACCGTTCCGGGATGGATTCGTCAGTCGCCATCCAGAGGAGATGCACGCGTGCGGGCACGACGGCCACACAGCCATTGGTATCGGCCTCGCGCGTCAGTTAGATGCGTCTGATTTCGATGGAACCCTCAAGCTTTTCTTCCAACCTGCGGAGGAAGGCGGTCGTGGTGCGATTCCGATGAGCAGGAGCGGCCACGTGGACGGTGTCGACTATTTCGCCGCGTTACATCTCGGTCTCGGCAATGAAACCGGGAAAGTGATTGCCGGATACGACCGCCCGCTTTGCAACTGCAAATTCCTCGTTCGATTTACCGGTCAATCCGCACACGCCGGGAATGCACCGCAAACAGGAGCAAACGCATTGCAAGCGGCGACAACCGCTATTCAAAACCTCTATGCCATTCCTCGACACAGCGCCGGAGCGTCTCGGGTAAACGTCGGAAAGGTTTCATCCCCAAACGGACAGAACGTCATTTCCGACCACGCCGAGATGATGATCGAAGTTCGTGGTGAGACGACCGAGATCAACGAATACATGATGGAAAAATCGAATCGAATCGTAACTCACTCAGCAGAAATGCACGGAGTGAGCTATGATATCGAGACATACGGAAAGACAACGACCTTCGAATCCGACGAAGAAATGGTGGCTTCCGTATCCGATTCTGCAGCGATGGTCGATGGAGTGACAGCTGTCTCGACACGCGAACAGTTCGGTGCAAGCGAAGATGCATCGTATCTCATCAAACGTGTTCAGGAGCAGGGTGGAAAGGCGACATACATTGGAATCGGAAGCGACCATCCGGATGGACATCACACGCCGTATTTTGATATCGACGAAACGTCGATTCAAATCGCCGTCGATGTCCTCATAGAAACGGTCGAAACGGTGGGTACCCGATAA
- a CDS encoding sodium:solute symporter family protein, translating into MLRSYIAGIVVAYIIVMLGIGIYFHKKGMQDLEDFFLAGKGAPWYLVALSFFATAIGAGGTIGLSASTYDGQSITAFWSFGISLASFFVVAALLGHKLPKTSNITIPAMLEDRYDGKTRFIALPFYILRFVSTLGAQWLAAGTIISFLLGDIITIEQAAILGAIVITAYTILGGMAAVMWTDFVQGIILFVGLWVLAILGIFEFGGVSAMTSEVTQRAPQAFDLFAMKWTLIAGYVVTLVPSMLVRQGYLQRVMSARSPRDGFIGTTLNGIIGFAYIPVPLIVGAMGIVMYPSIADSQLLMPTMAVDILPTWLAGVLLAALAAAVMSSGDSFLLSGASNFVEDIYIRYMNPEADSEKQQQASRVAVLGLMVFSLALALVVPGIIDLIVFGAVALTGGVLVPWLAAFYWPRGTSDAAFWSIALGAGLTVAWWWAGWFSDTAEFMGLHPIFVGLPLSIALFFGISLMQEPEYDRVLAAAEKHNLDDLKKKTQQAMNERPSNDGVVSDSD; encoded by the coding sequence ATGCTACGGTCATACATAGCAGGTATTGTCGTTGCATACATCATCGTGATGTTAGGCATCGGCATATACTTCCACAAGAAAGGGATGCAAGACCTCGAAGATTTCTTCCTCGCGGGGAAGGGCGCACCATGGTATCTGGTTGCGTTGTCGTTCTTCGCAACTGCGATCGGTGCGGGCGGAACTATCGGATTGTCGGCATCGACATATGACGGGCAGAGTATCACGGCGTTCTGGAGTTTTGGCATTTCACTTGCGAGTTTCTTCGTCGTGGCGGCCCTCCTCGGACATAAACTCCCAAAGACGTCGAATATTACGATTCCTGCGATGCTGGAGGATCGCTACGACGGAAAGACGCGGTTCATCGCGTTACCGTTCTATATCCTCCGGTTCGTAAGTACGCTTGGAGCACAGTGGTTGGCGGCAGGAACTATCATCAGCTTCCTCCTCGGTGATATCATCACTATCGAGCAGGCAGCCATCCTTGGCGCGATCGTCATCACTGCGTACACCATCCTCGGTGGAATGGCCGCCGTCATGTGGACCGACTTCGTTCAGGGAATCATTCTCTTCGTCGGGCTGTGGGTGCTGGCGATACTCGGTATCTTCGAGTTTGGTGGTGTCTCGGCTATGACTTCCGAAGTGACCCAACGTGCACCACAGGCATTCGACCTCTTCGCGATGAAATGGACGCTCATCGCAGGATACGTTGTAACGCTCGTTCCGAGTATGCTCGTCCGACAGGGATATCTCCAACGAGTGATGTCAGCTCGCAGCCCTCGAGACGGGTTCATTGGTACGACACTCAACGGTATCATCGGATTCGCTTACATACCAGTTCCACTGATCGTCGGTGCAATGGGTATCGTGATGTACCCCTCGATTGCGGACTCACAACTCTTGATGCCGACGATGGCTGTCGATATCCTGCCGACGTGGCTCGCTGGCGTTCTCCTTGCGGCACTCGCGGCTGCAGTCATGAGCAGTGGTGATAGCTTCCTGCTCTCGGGTGCATCGAACTTCGTCGAGGATATCTATATTCGATATATGAACCCGGAGGCTGACAGCGAAAAGCAGCAACAAGCGTCGCGGGTTGCCGTCCTCGGATTGATGGTCTTCTCGCTCGCGCTTGCACTCGTCGTCCCTGGAATCATCGACCTCATCGTCTTCGGTGCGGTCGCACTGACCGGCGGTGTTCTCGTCCCCTGGCTCGCCGCGTTTTACTGGCCACGTGGGACGTCCGACGCCGCCTTCTGGAGCATCGCCCTCGGTGCTGGCCTCACCGTCGCATGGTGGTGGGCAGGATGGTTTTCGGACACTGCCGAGTTCATGGGGTTACATCCAATCTTCGTGGGACTCCCACTGTCAATCGCCCTGTTCTTCGGGATTTCGCTCATGCAGGAGCCCGAGTACGACAGAGTGTTGGCAGCTGCGGAGAAGCACAACCTCGACGACTTGAAGAAGAAGACCCAACAGGCAATGAACGAACGGCCGTCGAATGACGGTGTAGTCTCGGATTCAGACTGA
- a CDS encoding Zn-dependent hydrolase, which produces MQIDAERLQRDLETNAQFGSVDVDDGHARTVLTGTEADKRAREYFVRRLREAEMDVRIDGVGNIVGRWVPETANPDSKAVATGSHLDSVPEGGIFDGPLGVYAGLEAVRTMQDANLAVRRPMEVVCFTEEEGQRFGVGALGSAVAAESLSIEDAHTLTDDQGTTLETALDSIGFLGEGRIHPEEWDSWLELHIEQDTRLEAENTSVGVVTAITGIARCTVSVTGEANHAGTTLMTDRTDALAAASTVVNEIETAAIQLNEQDAPTAVATVGSFEVSPGAPNVVPGRVDFTVDVRDISHKTMLDLIDRVQASLETVEAERGVETSFSLPRHRKPREMSQRCRRAVHETATEADISATDLHSGAAHDTMRLEPFTDVGLLFAPSTDGISHNPLEWTDWEDCANCTEVLANSLFYLSDE; this is translated from the coding sequence ATGCAGATCGATGCAGAACGCCTCCAGCGTGACCTGGAGACGAACGCACAGTTCGGATCGGTTGATGTCGATGACGGACATGCACGAACAGTGTTGACGGGTACTGAAGCAGACAAACGTGCTCGGGAATATTTCGTACGCCGACTTCGTGAGGCGGAGATGGACGTTCGTATCGACGGAGTGGGAAATATCGTCGGTCGATGGGTCCCAGAAACCGCGAATCCCGATTCGAAAGCCGTCGCCACCGGTAGCCACCTCGACTCCGTTCCTGAAGGTGGTATCTTCGATGGCCCCTTAGGTGTGTATGCCGGTCTCGAGGCGGTTCGGACGATGCAGGATGCAAACCTTGCCGTCCGTCGTCCGATGGAAGTGGTTTGTTTCACCGAAGAAGAAGGGCAACGCTTTGGTGTCGGTGCATTGGGATCAGCCGTCGCGGCAGAGTCGCTCTCTATCGAAGATGCACACACACTGACTGACGACCAGGGAACGACGCTCGAAACCGCACTCGATTCCATCGGATTTCTCGGTGAGGGTCGAATTCATCCGGAAGAGTGGGACTCATGGCTGGAACTTCACATTGAGCAGGATACGCGACTCGAAGCCGAGAACACCTCTGTCGGGGTCGTAACGGCGATTACGGGTATCGCGCGCTGTACCGTTAGTGTTACCGGAGAGGCAAACCACGCAGGCACGACGCTGATGACCGACCGAACCGATGCACTTGCAGCAGCGAGTACCGTCGTCAACGAGATAGAGACCGCGGCAATTCAACTCAACGAGCAAGACGCACCAACGGCCGTCGCGACGGTTGGATCGTTCGAGGTATCGCCAGGTGCACCGAACGTCGTCCCCGGACGAGTCGATTTTACTGTGGACGTCAGGGACATCTCTCATAAGACGATGCTAGATCTGATAGATCGCGTCCAGGCTAGTCTAGAAACCGTGGAAGCGGAACGTGGCGTCGAAACGTCGTTTTCATTGCCTCGACATCGGAAACCGAGAGAGATGAGTCAACGGTGCCGTCGAGCGGTTCACGAGACCGCAACTGAAGCCGATATTTCTGCAACCGACCTCCATTCCGGCGCGGCTCACGACACGATGCGGTTAGAGCCGTTCACTGACGTTGGGTTACTGTTCGCACCTTCCACGGACGGAATCTCGCATAATCCACTCGAATGGACGGATTGGGAAGATTGTGCCAACTGTACCGAAGTACTCGCAAACTCCCTCTTCTACCTCTCGGACGAATAG